The proteins below are encoded in one region of Streptomyces ficellus:
- a CDS encoding alpha-1,4-glucan--maltose-1-phosphate maltosyltransferase has translation MIGRIPVLDVRPLVDCGRRPAKAVVGETFQITATVFREGHDAVAANVVLTDPAGHPGPFTPMRELAPGTDRWGAEVTPTAEGRWSYTVEAWSDPIATWRHTAGIKVPAGIDTDLVLAEGAALHERAADGVPKSEGREAVLAVVDALRDERRSPADRLAAALGTEAVQALAAHPLRELVSSSRPLPLLVERERALFGSWYEMFPRSEGARFEGGRLVSGTFRTAAERLPAIAAMGFDVVYLPPIHPIGTTHRKGPNNTLTAGPGDVGVPWAIGSHEGGHDAVHPDLGTLEDFDAFVERARELRLEVALDFALQCSPDHPWVTKRPAWFHHRPDGTIAYAENPPKKYQDIYPIAFDRDMRGIVRETLRVLRHWMAHGVRIFRVDNPHTKPVVFWEKVIGTINKTDPDVIFLAEAFTRPAMMHTLGAIGFQQSYTYFTWRNTKQELTEYVTELSGDAAAYMRPNFFVNTPDILHAYLQRGGRPAFEARAVLAATMSPTWGVYAGYELCENTPAREGSEEYLDSEKYQLRPRDWESAEREGRTIAPLITRLNRIRRRNAALRQLRSVHFHHADNDAVLAYSKRAGSNIVLTVVNLDPRHTHEATVSLDMPELGLDWHETVPVRDELTGETYHWGRANYVRLEPGVTPAHILVLRPSPPIGGSPTS, from the coding sequence CTGATTGGTCGCATTCCCGTTCTCGATGTACGCCCGCTCGTCGACTGCGGCAGAAGGCCCGCCAAGGCGGTGGTCGGCGAAACCTTCCAGATTACGGCCACGGTGTTCCGCGAAGGCCATGACGCCGTGGCGGCCAACGTGGTATTGACGGACCCGGCCGGGCACCCCGGCCCGTTCACCCCGATGCGCGAACTGGCCCCCGGCACCGACCGCTGGGGCGCCGAGGTCACCCCAACGGCCGAAGGGCGGTGGAGTTACACCGTCGAGGCCTGGAGCGACCCGATCGCCACCTGGCGCCACACCGCCGGCATCAAGGTCCCGGCCGGCATCGACACCGACCTCGTCCTCGCCGAGGGCGCCGCCCTGCACGAACGGGCCGCCGACGGCGTACCGAAGAGCGAGGGCCGCGAGGCCGTGCTCGCCGTGGTGGACGCCCTGCGCGACGAACGGCGCTCCCCCGCGGACCGGCTCGCCGCCGCGCTCGGCACGGAGGCCGTCCAGGCGCTCGCCGCCCACCCGCTGCGCGAACTGGTCAGCTCCTCAAGGCCGTTGCCGTTGCTCGTGGAGCGGGAGCGGGCGCTGTTCGGCTCGTGGTACGAGATGTTCCCGCGCTCGGAGGGGGCCCGGTTCGAGGGGGGACGACTCGTCTCGGGGACCTTCCGCACGGCCGCCGAGCGACTTCCGGCCATCGCCGCGATGGGGTTCGATGTCGTGTATCTGCCGCCCATCCATCCCATCGGCACCACCCACCGCAAAGGCCCCAACAACACCCTGACGGCCGGCCCCGGCGACGTCGGTGTGCCGTGGGCGATCGGCTCCCACGAGGGCGGCCACGACGCCGTCCACCCGGACCTGGGCACCCTCGAGGACTTCGACGCCTTCGTCGAACGGGCGCGCGAACTGCGGCTGGAGGTCGCCCTGGACTTCGCGCTCCAGTGCTCCCCCGACCACCCGTGGGTCACCAAGCGCCCGGCCTGGTTCCACCACCGCCCCGACGGCACCATCGCGTACGCGGAGAACCCGCCCAAGAAGTACCAGGACATCTATCCGATCGCCTTCGACCGCGACATGCGGGGCATCGTCCGCGAGACGCTGCGTGTGCTGCGGCACTGGATGGCCCACGGCGTACGGATCTTCCGCGTCGACAACCCGCACACCAAGCCCGTGGTGTTCTGGGAGAAGGTCATCGGGACGATCAACAAGACCGACCCGGACGTGATCTTCCTGGCGGAGGCCTTCACCCGGCCCGCGATGATGCACACCCTCGGCGCCATCGGCTTCCAGCAGTCGTACACGTACTTCACCTGGCGCAACACCAAGCAGGAGCTGACCGAGTACGTCACCGAGCTGTCCGGGGACGCGGCCGCCTACATGCGGCCGAACTTCTTCGTGAACACCCCCGACATCCTGCACGCCTACCTCCAGCGCGGCGGCCGCCCCGCCTTCGAGGCACGGGCGGTCCTCGCCGCCACGATGTCCCCGACCTGGGGCGTGTACGCCGGGTACGAGCTGTGCGAGAACACCCCGGCGCGGGAGGGCAGCGAGGAGTACCTCGACTCCGAGAAGTACCAACTGCGCCCGCGCGACTGGGAGTCGGCCGAGCGCGAGGGCCGTACCATCGCCCCGCTGATCACCAGACTGAACCGGATCAGGCGCCGCAACGCCGCCCTGCGGCAGCTGCGCTCGGTGCACTTCCACCACGCCGACAACGACGCCGTCCTCGCGTACAGCAAGCGCGCGGGCTCGAACATTGTTCTGACGGTCGTCAACCTCGACCCGCGCCACACCCACGAGGCGACGGTCTCGTTGGACATGCCGGAACTCGGCCTCGACTGGCACGAGACCGTGCCGGTGCGCGATGAGCTCACCGGTGAGACCTATCACTGGGGCAGGGCCAACTATGTGCGCCTAGAGCCGGGCGTCACGCCCGCGCACATCCTCGTCCTGCGACCGTCCCCGCCGATCGGAGGGTCACCCACATCATGA